A region from the Aegilops tauschii subsp. strangulata cultivar AL8/78 chromosome 5, Aet v6.0, whole genome shotgun sequence genome encodes:
- the LOC109737770 gene encoding uncharacterized protein: protein MGCAGSTPKGAAAAGGEATKKVRKPKPWKHPQPITIAQLRQMRDEFWDTAPHYGGRKEIWDALRAASEADVALAQAIVESAGVIVSNADLTLCYDERGAKYELPKYVLSAPTNLVQDS, encoded by the exons ATGGGCTGCGCAGGATCCACCCCCAAGGGCGCTGCGGCCGCCGGAGGCG AAGCTACGAAGAAAGTCAGGAAGCCTAAGCCCTGGAAGCACCCCCAGCCGATCACAATTGCCCAGCTCAGGCAGATGCGTGATGAGTTTTGGGACACAGCTCCTCACTATGGTGGTCGGAAAG AAATTTGGGATGCCCTTCGTGCTGCGTCAGAGGCTGATGTAGCCCTTGCACAGGCAATTGTGGAAAGTGCAGGCGTAATTGTTTCAAATGCTGACCTGACTCTATGCTATGATGAAAGAG GTGCTAAATATGAACTGCCCAAGTATGTTTTGAGTGCGCCAACCAACCTGGTCCAGGACAGTTGA